A single window of bacterium DNA harbors:
- a CDS encoding response regulator, which translates to MAESGREKILVIDDERRMCDSIRILLEQTGYRVDTASDGSEGISMLRESNYDLVIADLMMPKVDGFTVLDYVGENLPHTLVIVITGYSSMRSSIEALRRGAYNYLVKPFDFDVLKLAVEKAMDKIRLQRLNDDFISMITHDLKNPLTSVMGYCSLLLSGAYGEPPERLVDPLSSIATNADRMLALINDFLSVNKFSSEGVRLDMQRLQLSSLISHLAKNVAAQLEIKKLGLRLNLDETLPPIMFDPIQIERVINNLLSNAVKFIQRGGEITVGTGQDDDYVFFYVADNGPGIPPDQQKHIFEKYKRGSSAAEGTGLGLFISKSIVDAHEGIISFESRPGEGASFTVRLPKREKEDPQGAA; encoded by the coding sequence GTGGCAGAGTCCGGCCGCGAGAAAATACTCGTCATTGACGACGAACGTCGGATGTGCGACTCCATCCGCATCCTGTTGGAGCAGACCGGCTACCGCGTGGACACTGCGTCCGACGGGAGCGAGGGCATCTCGATGCTGCGCGAGTCGAACTACGACCTGGTCATCGCCGACCTGATGATGCCCAAGGTGGACGGCTTCACCGTCCTGGACTACGTGGGCGAGAACCTGCCGCACACGCTGGTCATCGTCATCACGGGCTACTCCTCGATGCGGTCGTCCATCGAGGCGCTTCGGCGCGGGGCCTACAACTACCTGGTCAAGCCCTTCGATTTCGACGTGCTCAAGCTGGCCGTCGAGAAGGCGATGGACAAAATCCGGCTCCAGCGCCTCAACGACGACTTCATCTCCATGATCACCCACGACCTGAAGAACCCGCTGACGAGCGTTATGGGCTACTGCTCGCTTCTTTTATCGGGAGCGTACGGGGAGCCGCCGGAGCGCCTGGTAGATCCGCTCTCGAGCATCGCCACCAACGCGGACCGGATGCTGGCCCTGATCAACGACTTCCTGTCGGTGAACAAGTTCTCCTCGGAGGGCGTGCGGCTGGACATGCAGCGCCTGCAGCTCTCGAGCCTCATCTCGCACCTGGCGAAAAACGTGGCGGCCCAGCTGGAGATAAAAAAGCTCGGCCTGCGCCTGAACCTGGACGAGACGCTGCCGCCGATCATGTTCGACCCGATCCAGATCGAGCGGGTGATCAACAACCTGTTGTCGAACGCGGTGAAGTTCATCCAGCGGGGCGGCGAGATTACCGTCGGCACGGGTCAGGACGACGATTACGTCTTCTTCTACGTCGCCGACAACGGCCCGGGCATCCCCCCCGATCAGCAGAAGCACATCTTCGAGAAGTACAAGCGGGGCTCGAGCGCCGCCGAGGGGACCGGCCTGGGCCTGTTCATCTCGAAGAGCATCGTGGACGCCCACGAGGGGATAATCTCCTTCGAGAGCCGCCCCGGCGAGGGGGCCAGCTTCACCGTGCGCCTGCCCAAGCGGGAGAAGGAAGACCCGCAAGGCGCGGCTTAG
- a CDS encoding peptidoglycan bridge formation glycyltransferase FemA/FemB family protein, with protein MASSAILFDPPGWDALVETRGLSPLFPGAPPTQTSAWAEVKAAYGYRVLRIAVISTDGEPLVLGQVLVRRLPFLGRDWLYCPYGPLWDPARPEALKLWLDAVKGHDLARRAAVLTVEPRVPDGEDARNLLAGLGFRRGVQDVQPRGTLLLDLTPDEDALLAGLESHTRYNVGLAERRGVEIESANSPAGVERFVNLLEETEERKRFLAHEPPYYRRVWEAFAKA; from the coding sequence TTGGCGTCGAGCGCAATACTTTTCGACCCTCCGGGGTGGGACGCCCTGGTCGAGACAAGGGGCTTAAGCCCCTTGTTCCCCGGGGCGCCGCCCACCCAGACGTCCGCCTGGGCCGAGGTCAAGGCGGCGTATGGTTATCGCGTCCTGCGCATCGCCGTAATTTCCACCGATGGGGAGCCCCTGGTTCTGGGGCAGGTGCTGGTGCGTCGGCTTCCGTTCCTGGGCCGGGACTGGCTCTACTGCCCCTACGGCCCGTTGTGGGATCCGGCGCGTCCCGAGGCCCTGAAGCTCTGGCTCGACGCGGTGAAGGGGCACGACCTCGCCCGGCGCGCGGCCGTCTTGACCGTGGAGCCGCGCGTCCCCGACGGCGAGGACGCCAGAAATCTCCTGGCCGGGCTGGGATTCCGGCGCGGCGTCCAGGACGTGCAGCCGAGGGGGACGCTCCTTCTGGACCTCACCCCCGACGAGGATGCGCTTCTGGCCGGTCTCGAAAGTCACACGCGCTACAACGTCGGCCTGGCCGAGCGGCGCGGGGTGGAAATCGAGTCGGCGAACTCCCCCGCGGGTGTCGAGCGTTTCGTGAATCTATTGGAGGAGACGGAGGAACGGAAGCGGTTCCTGGCCCACGAGCCCCCGTACTACCGCCGGGTGTGGGAGGCCTTCGCCAAAGCG